One genomic segment of Gemmatimonadaceae bacterium includes these proteins:
- a CDS encoding BamA/TamA family outer membrane protein, with amino-acid sequence MAIPAVLASQPIANNKAPPVNPEVVQLTLNGVRSVKREDLRMNISTDESSCNSFVLVPICWISKSKYFYKRKYLNHAELKRDVVRIKVFYWKRGFREAQVDTLVADRGTDKVAVTFNIVEGPPTLVSALDVVQTQPVLNERELTRRVVLSKGTPLNLLRLDTTVALLQQSLWDKGYADAVVDTTITLDSMARAGAIRIDVDPKWKATIGEILIEGENNVSERTLRKALTMTPGEIFRRAEVLRSQRALYESNLFRRAAIEVPKQGDSSKIIVVTVQEAPLRESRLSAGFNTVDFFQVEGRFTHYNFRGGAKRLELQAVAGNLLASSLNGKFIFRDLTDNVGSDRARYFAPTYNLSANLRKPWFISHANELSLGFFGHRRTAPGIYVDRGYGTSATFTRVVTDRAPASANYIFELTRLDAGDVYFCVNYGVCDQPTLSALRQQQRLSPFTLTSSVDRTNDPFEPTHGFRGKVDLEHASTFTSSDFRYNRSSIDAAVFRPFRKRGTLGGHLRLGWVDALASTSEAVGIGEPVGIGIESEAVLHPRKRFYLGGSRSVRGYGENQLGPRILTVPPSKLRSGTEACPETTPITACNPNTASLKDRDFEPRPLGGNVVLEASGELRFPLLGDNVIGAAFVDVGYLAQKVNPALPKSRAAVTPGFGARYISPVGPIRVDFGINPGLEETLPVVTESVINGEKRLVLLEQSRRYRPVRSGFNGVLDRITLHLSIGEAF; translated from the coding sequence GTGGCAATCCCGGCCGTGCTCGCGTCACAGCCAATTGCCAATAACAAGGCGCCGCCAGTCAATCCGGAGGTCGTTCAACTCACGCTGAACGGCGTCCGCTCGGTCAAGCGGGAAGACCTGCGAATGAACATCTCGACCGACGAGTCGAGCTGCAACAGCTTCGTCCTCGTCCCAATCTGCTGGATCAGCAAGTCCAAGTACTTCTACAAGCGGAAGTATCTCAACCACGCGGAGCTCAAGCGCGACGTGGTGCGCATAAAGGTGTTTTACTGGAAGCGCGGGTTCCGCGAAGCCCAGGTGGACACACTCGTCGCTGACCGCGGAACCGACAAAGTCGCGGTAACGTTCAACATCGTCGAAGGCCCGCCGACGCTCGTATCCGCCCTGGACGTCGTGCAGACTCAGCCGGTATTGAACGAGCGGGAGCTCACCCGACGTGTGGTACTTAGCAAGGGCACCCCCCTCAACCTCCTGCGGCTGGATACCACGGTCGCCCTCCTTCAGCAAAGCCTGTGGGACAAGGGCTACGCGGACGCCGTCGTCGACACCACGATCACCCTCGATTCAATGGCTCGTGCGGGTGCTATTCGCATCGACGTGGACCCGAAATGGAAAGCGACCATCGGGGAGATACTGATAGAGGGTGAGAACAACGTCAGTGAGAGGACTCTCCGGAAGGCGCTCACGATGACGCCCGGGGAGATTTTCAGGCGAGCCGAGGTGCTGAGGAGCCAGCGCGCGCTGTATGAATCGAACCTGTTCCGGCGCGCTGCGATCGAGGTCCCGAAGCAGGGTGACTCGAGCAAGATCATAGTGGTTACCGTGCAGGAGGCGCCACTGCGAGAGTCCCGCTTGAGCGCCGGATTCAACACAGTGGACTTCTTCCAGGTGGAGGGCCGGTTCACCCACTACAATTTCCGGGGCGGAGCCAAGCGACTCGAGCTGCAGGCCGTAGCGGGAAATCTCCTGGCGAGCTCACTGAACGGAAAATTCATTTTCCGTGATCTCACCGACAATGTGGGCAGCGATCGAGCGCGATACTTCGCGCCGACCTACAACCTGAGCGCCAATCTCCGTAAGCCGTGGTTCATCTCGCACGCCAACGAGCTCTCGTTGGGATTCTTCGGCCATCGCCGCACTGCACCCGGCATCTATGTGGACCGTGGATATGGCACCAGCGCGACGTTTACCCGCGTGGTCACCGACCGGGCGCCTGCGAGCGCGAACTATATTTTCGAGCTCACAAGGCTTGACGCCGGAGACGTGTACTTCTGCGTCAATTACGGAGTGTGCGACCAGCCGACTCTCTCGGCGCTGCGACAGCAGCAGCGGCTTTCGCCATTCACGCTGACTTCTTCGGTCGACAGGACGAACGATCCGTTCGAGCCAACGCATGGTTTCCGCGGGAAAGTGGACCTCGAGCATGCGTCGACCTTCACCTCCTCCGATTTCCGCTACAATCGGTCATCCATTGATGCCGCAGTGTTCCGGCCGTTCCGCAAGCGAGGTACACTTGGCGGCCACCTGCGACTCGGCTGGGTCGATGCGCTTGCGAGCACGTCGGAAGCGGTGGGCATCGGGGAACCGGTGGGCATTGGGATAGAGAGCGAGGCAGTCCTGCACCCCCGCAAGCGCTTTTATCTCGGCGGCTCACGGTCGGTGCGCGGGTATGGAGAGAATCAGCTGGGCCCGAGAATTCTCACGGTTCCACCGAGCAAACTTCGGAGCGGAACCGAGGCGTGCCCCGAGACGACTCCCATCACGGCCTGCAATCCCAACACGGCGTCGCTCAAGGATCGCGATTTCGAGCCGCGCCCGCTTGGCGGCAATGTCGTTCTCGAGGCAAGCGGGGAGCTGCGATTTCCGCTCCTTGGGGACAACGTGATCGGCGCGGCATTCGTTGATGTCGGCTACCTCGCCCAGAAGGTGAATCCCGCTCTTCCTAAGAGCAGGGCTGCCGTGACGCCCGGATTTGGCGCGCGATATATCTCTCCTGTCGGACCGATTCGCGTGGACTTTGGTATCAATCCCGGACTGGAGGAGACGCTTCCGGTCGTGACGGAGAGCGTCATAAATGGCGAGAAGCGCCTGGTGCTGCTCGAGCAGAGCCGCCGCTATCGGCCAGTGAGATCCGGCTTCAACGGCGTTCTCGACCGAATCACCCTACACTTGTCCATCGGCGAAGCATTCTGA
- the rho gene encoding transcription termination factor Rho, whose protein sequence is MEPPVPGTDNFDVPAPRTDANGATSDDSSNFGAPVDSGPAPSETAEPTSAPQYGNQPGQSTQPNQPNQPGQPTQSTQPQNQRQPPFAGGQGGRPHNDRDTRNNGRRNQRNPRGRGRNRPQQQQQQRDQAPRQPIAPIVPDGETTGWYDPQRDGGFIRRAANSYLTDPGDAYVPPNLARQYGLRRGDAIFATTGRDHRGRIVVAEITQVNGDDPALAERRPDFGSLTASYPERKLTLETGRPAKGGPELTRRAIDLIAPIGYGQRALIVAPARAGKTMLLQAIVEGVAINHPQATLLVLLVDERPEEVSEMITWGYGEVVASSFDMPAVRHTDVTEMVLERARRLVELGKDVVIVLDSITRMARAYNTVERGTGRTLSGGLDATAMAKPKAFFGSARSVAPEHGGGSLTIIATALVETGSRMDDVIFEEFKGTGNSEIKLDRSLSEKRIFPAIDVSTSGTRREDKLFKPNQLEHVYTLRRGLQQMPSSSAMEWLIKRIAATPSNDALLEGL, encoded by the coding sequence ATGGAACCACCCGTGCCGGGTACCGACAACTTCGATGTTCCAGCGCCTCGCACCGATGCGAATGGCGCAACCTCCGACGATTCCTCCAACTTCGGCGCCCCTGTAGACTCGGGCCCCGCGCCCTCGGAAACCGCCGAGCCAACGTCGGCACCACAGTACGGCAACCAGCCGGGACAGTCGACGCAGCCAAACCAGCCAAACCAGCCAGGCCAGCCGACCCAGTCGACCCAGCCTCAAAACCAGCGGCAGCCGCCTTTCGCCGGCGGACAGGGTGGGCGTCCACACAACGACCGCGATACCCGCAACAACGGCAGACGCAATCAGAGGAATCCGCGAGGCCGCGGCCGCAACCGGCCTCAGCAGCAACAGCAGCAGCGTGACCAGGCACCGCGCCAGCCGATAGCCCCGATCGTTCCCGACGGCGAAACAACAGGCTGGTACGATCCACAGCGTGACGGTGGCTTCATTCGACGAGCCGCGAACAGCTATCTGACTGATCCCGGCGACGCATACGTCCCACCCAATCTCGCCCGCCAGTACGGCCTACGCCGGGGGGACGCGATATTCGCGACCACTGGTCGTGACCATCGTGGGCGCATAGTTGTCGCGGAGATTACACAGGTCAACGGCGACGATCCGGCGCTCGCCGAGCGCCGGCCGGATTTCGGCTCGCTCACGGCATCGTATCCCGAGCGAAAGCTCACGCTCGAGACGGGGCGGCCCGCGAAGGGCGGGCCCGAGCTAACCCGCCGCGCAATCGATCTCATCGCGCCCATAGGCTACGGACAACGCGCACTCATCGTAGCCCCGGCACGCGCCGGAAAGACGATGCTTCTCCAGGCGATAGTCGAAGGAGTTGCGATCAATCATCCGCAGGCGACGCTTCTCGTTCTTCTCGTGGACGAGCGTCCGGAAGAAGTCAGCGAGATGATCACCTGGGGCTATGGCGAGGTGGTTGCTTCGAGCTTCGACATGCCGGCCGTTCGTCACACCGATGTGACGGAGATGGTTCTCGAGCGCGCCCGCAGACTCGTGGAGCTCGGCAAGGACGTCGTCATCGTGCTCGACTCGATCACACGAATGGCGCGCGCGTATAACACAGTGGAGCGCGGCACGGGACGCACACTGAGCGGTGGACTGGATGCCACAGCGATGGCCAAGCCGAAGGCATTCTTCGGCTCCGCCCGCTCGGTTGCTCCGGAGCACGGGGGCGGCTCGCTGACGATCATCGCCACCGCGCTCGTCGAGACAGGATCGCGGATGGACGACGTGATCTTCGAGGAGTTCAAGGGGACTGGCAACTCCGAGATAAAGCTCGACCGGTCCCTCTCCGAAAAGCGCATTTTTCCGGCGATCGACGTGTCCACCAGCGGTACGCGGCGCGAAGACAAGCTGTTCAAGCCAAACCAGCTGGAGCACGTCTACACCCTCCGCCGCGGACTGCAGCAGATGCCCTCCTCGTCGGCGATGGAGTGGCTTATCAAGCGGATCGCCGCAACACCCAGCAACGACGCGCTTCTGGAAGGCCTCTAG
- a CDS encoding polysaccharide deacetylase family protein, which produces MTISQILDRKIDLPKGLSPIVFVFDDASPSQFSYIERNGKLEIDPQSGLGIWLDFRKTRPDWPNQAVFCLLSGAEAGRSFFGNKGIEDQKTEWRFPKIRYLHEQGFELCNHTLWHAQLNKYSDAVVQEQIARGNMAIDSAVPGYKVRSFALPLGMWPKNRALAHKGSWTDPKTGRVVRYENEAILEVAGGPTRSPYDPQFNPLSMNRLQAVGDDPVRTLDQFDKSGNRYVSDGDPATVAKPPAK; this is translated from the coding sequence GTGACGATTTCGCAGATTCTGGACCGTAAGATCGACTTGCCGAAGGGCCTGTCACCAATCGTCTTCGTTTTCGACGACGCCTCACCCAGCCAGTTCAGCTACATCGAGCGCAACGGCAAGCTGGAAATCGACCCGCAAAGCGGTCTCGGAATCTGGCTCGATTTCAGGAAAACCCGCCCCGACTGGCCCAACCAGGCCGTCTTCTGTCTGCTGTCCGGAGCCGAGGCGGGCCGCTCATTCTTCGGCAACAAGGGAATCGAAGACCAGAAAACGGAGTGGCGATTCCCGAAGATCAGGTATCTCCACGAGCAGGGTTTCGAGCTGTGCAATCACACGCTCTGGCATGCCCAACTGAACAAGTATTCCGACGCTGTCGTGCAGGAACAGATAGCACGCGGGAATATGGCGATCGATTCCGCAGTACCGGGGTACAAGGTTCGGTCCTTCGCGCTCCCGCTTGGCATGTGGCCGAAGAATCGCGCGCTCGCGCATAAGGGATCGTGGACCGATCCGAAAACCGGAAGAGTCGTGCGATATGAAAACGAGGCGATACTCGAAGTCGCTGGCGGTCCGACACGAAGTCCGTACGATCCACAGTTCAACCCGCTCAGCATGAACCGCCTGCAGGCGGTGGGTGACGATCCGGTGAGGACGCTCGACCAGTTCGACAAGAGCGGCAACAGGTACGTCTCCGACGGCGATCCGGCGACTGTCGCCAAACCGCCCGCGAAATAG
- a CDS encoding DUF4173 domain-containing protein — MTGTGERPAALGTGLAWFAAIAVAAIGAYIMFDALPGVNWGIWTAFASLGLGVVMRARSTLNSSSLLMLATATVLASGASITAAEFINALSFVSVVLFLALAMLFAVGPGLERLTAPFVISAPFVAAGNALAESFRRFADLSNVFRSTRSREAVRGAVITIPVVLFFALLLASADPVFGSWRDEIARIIATWEFIPRTIFFFVLLVVTLGAYSFAALQPIRQSSSLSPVSGSDGVGRWLGATERLILVSGVAALFWLFIGVQLSYLFGNAPSVPGSGITFAEYARRGFGELTIVATCSVILILVSERFGRADGHAGRIKILTLAILVAVLIMLASAFHRVSLYEAAYGYTVSRLYAQVYMLVLAVALIALAAGILGTLDIGALFRRVFTVAVAAFLVLVFWNHEAWIASANMDRVATTGKLDARYIARDLSSDAIPVIVTRLASLPEPVRGQLHAELVARYGNPRRLSPDSWFEWNLRRQRAREALRRIGLPRTS, encoded by the coding sequence TTGACTGGTACGGGGGAACGTCCGGCGGCACTTGGCACCGGGCTCGCATGGTTCGCGGCGATCGCCGTTGCCGCGATTGGCGCTTACATCATGTTTGACGCCCTCCCCGGTGTGAACTGGGGAATCTGGACCGCCTTCGCCTCGCTTGGACTGGGTGTCGTGATGAGGGCGCGCAGCACGCTCAACAGCTCCTCCCTTCTCATGCTCGCCACCGCGACCGTCCTGGCCTCTGGAGCCTCGATCACCGCGGCCGAGTTTATCAACGCACTGAGTTTCGTCAGCGTGGTGCTCTTCCTCGCGCTTGCAATGCTATTCGCCGTCGGTCCCGGCCTCGAGCGCCTGACGGCGCCATTCGTCATCAGCGCTCCCTTCGTCGCTGCCGGCAATGCACTAGCCGAATCGTTCAGGCGGTTTGCGGATCTGTCCAACGTTTTTCGCTCGACGCGGTCGCGAGAAGCCGTGCGCGGAGCAGTCATCACGATTCCAGTCGTCCTCTTTTTCGCCCTTCTCCTTGCGAGCGCCGACCCTGTGTTCGGCAGCTGGCGGGACGAGATCGCTCGAATCATCGCCACCTGGGAGTTCATTCCGCGAACGATCTTCTTCTTCGTTCTGCTGGTAGTGACCCTCGGCGCCTACAGCTTTGCGGCTCTCCAGCCCATCAGACAGAGCTCGTCACTCTCACCAGTGTCCGGCAGCGACGGAGTTGGACGCTGGCTCGGAGCGACGGAACGGCTGATCCTCGTTTCCGGCGTCGCTGCGCTTTTCTGGCTCTTCATCGGTGTACAGCTCAGCTACCTCTTCGGCAACGCACCGAGCGTACCCGGCTCCGGAATCACTTTCGCCGAATACGCCCGGCGCGGGTTTGGCGAGCTCACGATAGTCGCCACCTGCTCCGTGATTCTCATCCTGGTGAGCGAGCGATTTGGCCGCGCGGACGGTCACGCGGGACGCATCAAGATCCTCACGCTGGCCATCCTGGTCGCCGTCCTGATCATGCTCGCATCGGCGTTTCACCGCGTGTCGTTGTACGAGGCCGCTTACGGATACACGGTCTCGCGACTGTATGCGCAGGTCTACATGCTGGTTCTTGCCGTGGCCTTGATTGCGCTGGCGGCCGGCATCCTCGGCACGCTCGACATCGGGGCGCTTTTTCGTCGCGTCTTCACTGTCGCCGTTGCCGCTTTCCTGGTTCTCGTGTTCTGGAACCACGAGGCGTGGATCGCGTCCGCGAATATGGACCGGGTTGCGACGACAGGAAAACTCGACGCCAGATACATCGCGCGTGATCTCTCATCTGACGCAATTCCGGTGATCGTTACACGACTGGCTTCCCTTCCCGAGCCGGTGCGGGGCCAGCTCCACGCTGAGCTGGTGGCGCGTTACGGCAACCCTCGTCGCCTGTCTCCCGACAGCTGGTTCGAGTGGAATCTCCGCCGCCAGCGGGCGCGCGAAGCGCTCCGGCGAATAGGTCTGCCCCGTACATCCTAG
- a CDS encoding translocation/assembly module TamB domain-containing protein has translation MRKHFIRSIAVIAVVALVALIAVYAITRTEWGHEQVRRRLQPALQNNTHGILRIGRISGNLLEGFTVHDLTITDSAGAPFIDVDSLTTNYGLNTLRRKHVEFDNLTLFHPVVVLDRQPGGKWNYDRIYPRDTMTRQGPRPTGWGTWVRFTELIIRDGDLTVKSPWEVDNTLKGAAAAAAFKKSLSEQGRLRIVKVPGGYQKISSFHRILAYMPLLRLEDPAYKTRFADVAVLSMMAEPFKPPTIEVKTLHGKFEFTSDSVWWANARAALPNSRIAGAGLYHIDPNNLHLRLRAAPVATADLRWVDPGIPEDGSGSLDFGLDWIGRESRYLARRADVRLERARLRGDLGLIMNDTFALHDTNLRVANLDTRLVQRIFPSFKPPRHGIVNGHAELAGGQHALDVNGDITFDERRSGRSRVVALGRVGFGPGTFNATNLRLTLRPLQVDLAKEFAPTLPMAGTLTGTATLNGSTTSRMVARGDITHLDRGALSRVTGTGAFRTGRGITFANTWMDVDARLHPLSLVTVGRFAPTIGLRGSATGPIRMTGMMRGLSVRTDLAFPDGGTAAITGRLDLASVQKGYDVSLRTDLFNANTIVAKAPRTSVTATATAVGRGFDPATMNARIVADIQASSYDTLAINSAKVRVSMANGLARIDTLALGVPEGFASATGTFGLKRGTSGELRYHIAIDSLQQIAGFLPAQQGEVPPRPGILRKRISRAQADSARLAEATEVERAVTGRAPAARAAVDTPGVVQRGKLSGSFRADGAATGNIHDFGATGTASGANIVALGNTVQAFRADYSWTNALTPQSRVIINANANELTTAGFNLDSVQVKVNYQKPLGTLALEVHQDTQNDYAANANFVLNKDRNELRLNDLRLRFDTTVWASTQPAGIHWGPRGIDVERLELRNTRNGRIFVNGLLPKEGAANFEIAVDNFAVEDLVSLAQSDIDARGLVSFDMRAAGTAANPTFNGAFGTQNFIYNGTAVPELHGTLQYANQNLSGRAEAMRPGQGTFLVASGTIPINLAFTGVTGSRFPTDRQMDLAIRADSLPLDMVPQLNTIVTNVRGHAVANVKVGGTLRRPEMTGQVVFDDAEARVVPAGVNLSRINGSIRMLRDTIVVDSLVAYSEGRIAITGGLGIGSFRNPSFDLKGHANRALVLDNDNGRLLASADLSILGPFNEAYVSGGLRILDGVLQIPESEGKKLIALNDPALFSVLDTAVSSNKEIFPTQSPLLANLRMDVNLRVDRDVFVRSRDANIEVYSDGDLAIHVNRARQSLIFDGVLLSERGEYRFLTKRFEIKRGSATFINIDELNPTLQVTGAYEVRLPSREAINIEILIGGTLLNPRISLESDAQPPIPQSDILSYLAFGRSSSSLLQLEASGVGSSNNLIGAGAALAAQQLASVALGVIADEAAGEAAQSLGADVFTITPADVQTDVGGFLRGTEVEFGKYIKSHTFVGVQIRPDPEALKRPGLYLQHRFGGLKGYRLETSFEPRFILREPSLAPQEPSTTSVLGLFLIREWRF, from the coding sequence ATGCGGAAGCATTTCATCCGCTCCATTGCAGTGATCGCGGTTGTCGCGCTGGTTGCCCTAATTGCCGTCTACGCCATAACGAGGACGGAATGGGGACACGAGCAGGTGCGGCGGCGGCTGCAGCCGGCGCTTCAGAACAACACGCACGGCATCCTGCGAATCGGCCGAATCTCCGGAAACCTTCTGGAGGGATTCACGGTCCACGACCTGACCATAACCGACAGCGCCGGCGCACCGTTCATAGACGTCGACTCGCTGACGACGAACTACGGTCTCAACACCCTGCGCCGGAAACACGTCGAGTTCGACAACCTGACGCTCTTCCATCCGGTCGTCGTGCTCGATCGGCAGCCAGGCGGCAAGTGGAACTATGACCGGATTTACCCCCGCGACACGATGACCCGGCAGGGCCCGCGACCAACGGGCTGGGGCACGTGGGTCCGCTTCACCGAGCTGATCATCCGTGACGGTGATCTGACGGTCAAATCTCCCTGGGAAGTGGACAACACGCTCAAGGGCGCAGCCGCAGCGGCAGCTTTCAAGAAATCGCTGAGCGAACAGGGCCGACTGCGCATCGTGAAAGTTCCCGGCGGTTATCAGAAAATCTCGTCATTTCACAGGATCCTCGCATATATGCCGCTTCTCAGGCTGGAGGATCCCGCCTACAAAACACGCTTTGCCGATGTCGCAGTGCTGAGCATGATGGCAGAGCCTTTCAAGCCGCCGACCATCGAGGTCAAGACCCTGCACGGGAAATTCGAGTTCACCTCCGACTCCGTGTGGTGGGCCAACGCGAGAGCAGCGCTGCCGAACAGTCGCATTGCGGGAGCAGGGCTTTACCACATCGACCCGAACAATCTTCATCTGCGGCTTCGCGCTGCGCCCGTCGCTACCGCGGATCTTCGGTGGGTCGATCCAGGCATTCCCGAGGATGGATCGGGCTCGCTCGATTTTGGGCTTGACTGGATTGGCAGGGAAAGCAGGTACTTGGCGCGCAGAGCCGACGTGCGACTCGAGCGCGCGCGCCTTCGCGGCGACCTCGGCCTGATCATGAATGACACGTTTGCGCTGCACGACACCAACCTCCGGGTCGCCAATCTCGACACGCGGCTCGTCCAGCGGATCTTTCCGTCGTTCAAGCCGCCGCGACATGGAATAGTGAACGGGCACGCGGAGCTGGCAGGCGGACAGCATGCGCTCGACGTGAACGGCGACATCACGTTCGACGAGCGACGGTCCGGACGGAGCCGCGTCGTGGCCCTCGGCAGAGTCGGGTTCGGGCCAGGGACATTCAACGCGACAAATCTCCGGCTGACGCTGCGCCCGCTGCAGGTCGATCTCGCCAAGGAATTCGCGCCCACCCTTCCCATGGCGGGAACGCTGACCGGGACCGCGACACTGAATGGATCGACTACGTCGCGGATGGTCGCGCGCGGCGACATCACACATTTGGATCGCGGCGCGCTATCGCGCGTAACTGGAACGGGCGCGTTCAGAACGGGGCGCGGCATCACGTTCGCCAATACCTGGATGGACGTTGATGCCCGGCTTCACCCGTTGTCCCTCGTGACGGTCGGAAGGTTCGCTCCGACGATTGGCCTGCGAGGGTCGGCGACCGGTCCAATCAGGATGACCGGGATGATGCGAGGCCTGTCGGTTCGCACCGACCTGGCATTCCCTGACGGCGGAACCGCAGCCATCACGGGGCGGCTCGACCTCGCGAGTGTGCAGAAGGGGTACGACGTGTCGCTCAGGACGGATCTGTTCAACGCCAATACGATAGTCGCCAAGGCACCGCGCACGTCCGTTACCGCGACGGCAACAGCTGTCGGACGCGGTTTCGATCCGGCCACGATGAATGCGCGGATTGTCGCGGACATTCAGGCGTCATCGTACGACACGCTGGCGATCAACTCGGCCAAAGTCAGAGTCTCGATGGCGAATGGCCTGGCGCGGATAGACACGCTGGCACTTGGCGTCCCCGAGGGGTTCGCCAGCGCCACAGGGACCTTCGGGCTCAAGCGAGGGACGAGCGGCGAGCTTCGCTATCACATCGCGATCGATTCGCTTCAGCAGATCGCGGGCTTTCTCCCGGCGCAACAGGGTGAGGTGCCGCCGCGTCCGGGGATTCTCAGGAAGCGGATCTCCCGCGCGCAGGCCGACTCCGCGCGACTGGCGGAGGCAACCGAAGTCGAGCGTGCAGTGACCGGAAGGGCGCCGGCTGCGCGTGCAGCGGTCGATACGCCGGGAGTCGTCCAGCGGGGAAAGCTTTCGGGCTCGTTCCGGGCGGATGGTGCGGCCACCGGCAACATCCACGACTTCGGTGCAACCGGAACGGCGAGCGGCGCGAACATCGTCGCATTGGGGAACACCGTGCAGGCTTTTCGCGCCGACTATTCGTGGACCAACGCACTGACACCGCAATCGCGGGTCATTATCAACGCGAATGCGAATGAGCTCACTACGGCGGGCTTCAATCTCGACAGCGTGCAGGTAAAGGTGAATTACCAGAAACCGCTGGGTACGCTCGCACTGGAGGTCCATCAGGATACGCAGAACGACTATGCCGCGAACGCCAATTTCGTCCTGAACAAGGATCGCAACGAGCTGCGGCTGAATGATCTCAGGCTGAGATTCGATACGACGGTCTGGGCCAGCACCCAACCCGCGGGAATCCACTGGGGCCCCCGAGGCATAGACGTCGAGCGACTGGAGCTGCGCAACACTCGCAACGGCCGGATCTTCGTGAATGGCCTGCTTCCGAAGGAAGGCGCAGCGAACTTCGAGATCGCCGTCGACAATTTCGCGGTCGAGGACCTTGTTTCGCTCGCTCAAAGTGACATCGATGCGCGCGGGCTCGTGTCGTTCGACATGCGCGCCGCCGGCACAGCGGCGAATCCAACCTTTAATGGCGCGTTTGGCACGCAGAACTTCATCTACAACGGAACGGCTGTGCCCGAGCTGCACGGGACCCTGCAGTATGCAAATCAAAACCTATCCGGCCGGGCAGAGGCGATGCGGCCGGGTCAGGGGACATTCCTTGTGGCGTCGGGAACGATTCCGATAAACCTCGCGTTCACCGGAGTCACGGGCTCGCGCTTCCCGACAGATCGCCAGATGGACCTCGCGATAAGAGCCGACAGCCTGCCGCTCGACATGGTACCGCAGCTGAACACCATCGTCACCAACGTGCGCGGCCACGCAGTGGCCAACGTCAAGGTCGGCGGAACGCTGCGCCGGCCCGAGATGACCGGCCAGGTCGTGTTCGACGACGCGGAAGCACGCGTCGTTCCCGCCGGTGTCAATCTCTCGCGGATTAACGGCTCGATCCGGATGCTGCGCGATACCATCGTCGTTGACTCCCTCGTGGCGTACAGCGAGGGTCGCATTGCGATTACCGGCGGACTCGGCATTGGCTCGTTCAGAAATCCGAGCTTCGATCTGAAGGGGCACGCGAACCGTGCGCTCGTTCTCGACAACGACAATGGCAGGCTCCTGGCGAGTGCCGACCTTTCGATCCTGGGACCCTTCAACGAGGCATACGTCAGCGGGGGACTGCGGATTCTGGACGGCGTCCTCCAGATCCCCGAGTCGGAAGGCAAGAAGCTGATCGCCCTCAATGACCCTGCCTTGTTCAGTGTCCTGGATACGGCAGTGTCGAGCAACAAGGAGATTTTCCCGACGCAGTCACCGCTTCTGGCGAATCTGCGGATGGACGTGAACCTCCGCGTGGATCGAGATGTCTTCGTGAGGTCCCGCGATGCGAACATCGAGGTGTACAGCGATGGCGATCTCGCGATTCATGTCAACAGGGCCAGGCAATCGCTGATATTCGACGGCGTGTTGCTGAGCGAGCGAGGCGAGTATCGCTTCCTCACCAAGCGGTTCGAGATCAAGCGTGGATCGGCAACGTTCATCAACATCGACGAGCTGAACCCCACGCTGCAGGTGACCGGCGCCTACGAGGTGCGGCTGCCCTCGCGTGAGGCGATCAACATCGAGATTCTCATCGGCGGCACGCTTCTCAATCCGCGCATCTCGCTGGAGAGCGATGCCCAGCCGCCAATTCCGCAGAGCGATATTCTGAGCTACCTCGCGTTCGGGCGGTCGTCATCGTCGCTGCTGCAGCTCGAGGCGTCGGGTGTGGGGAGCAGCAACAATCTCATCGGAGCGGGGGCCGCCCTTGCCGCCCAGCAGCTCGCGAGCGTGGCCCTCGGCGTCATCGCCGATGAGGCTGCAGGAGAGGCAGCACAGTCCCTCGGGGCTGACGTGTTCACCATCACGCCCGCCGACGTGCAGACCGACGTGGGCGGCTTCCTGCGAGGCACGGAGGTCGAGTTCGGCAAGTACATCAAGTCGCATACGTTTGTCGGGGTCCAGATCCGGCCCGATCCGGAGGCGTTGAAGCGTCCCGGCCTCTACCTTCAGCACCGCTTCGGTGGACTCAAAGGCTACCGTCTCGAGACGAGCTTCGAGCCGCGGTTCATTCTTCGCGAGCCGAGTCTCGCGCCGCAGGAGCCTTCGACGACGAGCGTCCTGGGCTTGTTCCTCATCCGCGAATGGCGCTTCTAA